In one Agathobacter rectalis ATCC 33656 genomic region, the following are encoded:
- a CDS encoding S1 RNA-binding domain-containing protein — protein sequence MRLGEYQELVCVKKVDFGIYLSTSSASEERVLLPAKQIPDGVKQGDKLKVFVYKDSNDRLIATTNEPKLTLGGLSVLTVKEVTKIGAFLDWGLEKDLFLPYKEMVRKVSAGDEILVTLYIDKSQRLCATTKGIYHMLSTDSPYKKDDMVSGRVYDFSDNFGTFIAVDDKYSAKIPVFENAAYLKLGDVIEAKVTDVKADGKLDLTMREKAYIQMDSDSEKILELLDSYAGVLPFSEKASPEVIKRETGLSKNAFKRAVGHLYKERKIDLTDGKIRLKK from the coding sequence ATGAGATTAGGAGAATATCAGGAGCTTGTATGTGTAAAGAAGGTTGATTTTGGCATATATCTGTCAACATCTTCGGCTTCGGAGGAAAGGGTACTGCTTCCGGCAAAGCAGATTCCGGATGGAGTAAAGCAGGGGGATAAGCTTAAGGTCTTTGTATACAAGGACTCTAACGACAGACTTATTGCTACGACAAACGAGCCAAAGCTGACACTTGGAGGTTTATCAGTGCTTACTGTCAAGGAGGTGACTAAAATAGGGGCGTTCCTTGACTGGGGGCTTGAAAAGGACCTGTTTCTTCCTTACAAGGAGATGGTCAGAAAGGTCAGCGCCGGAGATGAGATACTTGTTACATTATACATAGATAAAAGCCAGAGGCTTTGCGCTACCACAAAGGGTATTTACCATATGCTGAGCACCGATTCGCCATACAAAAAGGACGATATGGTTTCAGGCCGAGTGTATGATTTTAGCGACAATTTCGGTACATTTATCGCTGTGGATGACAAATATTCAGCCAAGATACCGGTTTTTGAGAATGCCGCTTATCTGAAGCTTGGAGATGTGATAGAGGCAAAGGTCACTGATGTCAAGGCGGATGGCAAGCTGGACCTGACAATGAGGGAAAAGGCATATATTCAGATGGATTCCGACTCTGAAAAGATCCTTGAGCTGCTTGATTCATACGCAGGTGTGCTTCCGTTTTCGGAAAAGGCAAGCCCGGAGGTAATCAAGAGAGAAACAGGACTTAGCAAAAATGCATTCAAGCGTGCAGTTGGTCATTTATATAAGGAAAGAAAGATTGATCTCACAGATGGCAAAATCCGTCTTAAGAAATAA
- a CDS encoding RidA family protein: MKNVINTDKAPAAIGPYSQAIEVNGMVYTSGVIPVVPETGEIPEGSQAQAKQAFTNLSHLLEAAGTSMDNVVKTTVFIKEMNDFGAINEVYATFFNGAYPARSCVEVARLPKDVMLEVEAIAVK; this comes from the coding sequence ATGAAAAACGTTATCAATACAGACAAGGCACCGGCAGCAATAGGACCATATTCACAGGCTATCGAGGTAAATGGTATGGTATATACTTCCGGAGTGATACCGGTAGTTCCGGAGACCGGTGAGATTCCTGAGGGCTCACAGGCACAGGCAAAGCAGGCATTTACAAATCTGTCACATCTGCTTGAGGCAGCAGGAACAAGCATGGATAATGTGGTAAAGACTACAGTTTTCATCAAGGAGATGAATGACTTCGGTGCAATAAATGAGGTATATGCCACATTTTTTAACGGAGCATACCCTGCAAGAAGCTGTGTTGAGGTTGCAAGGCTTCCAAAGGATGTAATGCTTGAGGTTGAGGCTATTGCTGTAAAATAA
- a CDS encoding SH3 domain-containing C40 family peptidase encodes MKVNYVKLTAGVLTGFMALSSVPYAVYAAGPTAGVASYTSDIVSTSNTLTAGVTSMLTDVMLKGDETSETATDVATTDAEPVKSAYADTAVAQVSDSVNIRASADENSESLGKLYNNGIGTVLETTDNGWYKIQSGSVTGYVKGDYVVVGDDALVQSAGRRVATVNTETLKVRTTASTDAEVLGLVSGEDDLTVVDESTDGWVGVSTADGTGYVSTDYVTLDTEFTYAESKEEEAARLAKEEAERKAAEEAARKAEEKARKAEEAKAAKAAAKKSSKSSSKSSSSSSSEKSYSAPSGSNGQAVVNYASQFVGNPYVYGGSSLTNGTDCSGFVMSVYAQFGISLPHSSSAMRSVGYGVSTSDMQPGDIICYSGHVAIYCGGNTIVHASNPSDGIKYTSPANYKSIIAVRRIF; translated from the coding sequence ATGAAAGTAAATTATGTGAAACTCACAGCCGGGGTACTTACAGGTTTTATGGCTCTGTCCTCAGTGCCATATGCAGTATATGCGGCTGGACCTACTGCAGGAGTAGCTAGTTATACATCAGATATTGTTAGTACATCAAACACTCTTACAGCCGGTGTTACATCTATGTTGACAGATGTAATGTTAAAAGGTGATGAGACATCAGAGACTGCAACAGATGTTGCGACAACAGATGCTGAGCCGGTTAAATCAGCATATGCTGATACAGCAGTTGCACAGGTTAGCGACAGCGTTAATATACGTGCGAGTGCAGATGAAAACAGCGAGTCTCTTGGAAAGCTCTATAACAATGGAATTGGAACAGTACTTGAGACAACCGATAACGGATGGTACAAAATCCAGTCCGGTTCAGTAACAGGATATGTAAAAGGTGATTATGTTGTAGTTGGTGACGATGCACTCGTACAGAGCGCAGGCCGTCGCGTGGCAACAGTCAATACTGAGACACTCAAGGTCAGAACAACAGCATCTACTGATGCAGAAGTACTTGGTCTCGTGTCCGGAGAGGATGATCTCACAGTTGTGGATGAGTCAACAGACGGATGGGTAGGTGTATCTACAGCAGACGGTACCGGATATGTATCTACAGATTATGTGACACTCGATACAGAGTTCACTTATGCTGAGTCTAAGGAAGAGGAAGCAGCAAGACTTGCCAAGGAAGAGGCAGAGCGTAAGGCGGCTGAGGAAGCAGCCAGAAAGGCTGAAGAGAAAGCTAGAAAGGCTGAGGAAGCAAAAGCAGCCAAGGCAGCAGCAAAGAAGTCATCTAAGTCTTCAAGCAAATCATCAAGCAGTTCTTCATCAGAGAAGAGCTATAGCGCACCAAGTGGTTCAAACGGACAGGCTGTTGTTAATTATGCATCACAGTTCGTTGGCAATCCTTATGTTTACGGTGGCTCAAGTCTTACAAACGGAACAGATTGTTCAGGATTTGTAATGTCAGTTTATGCACAGTTTGGCATCAGCTTACCACACAGCTCATCAGCAATGAGAAGCGTTGGATACGGTGTGAGCACAAGCGATATGCAGCCTGGAGATATCATCTGCTATAGCGGACATGTTGCTATCTACTGTGGTGGAAACACTATTGTACATGCAAGCAACCCATCAGACGGTATCAAATATACATCACCGGCTAACTACAAATCAATCATTGCAGTTAGAAGAATTTTCTAA
- a CDS encoding WecB/TagA/CpsF family glycosyltransferase: protein MRVDRRISEKILTTIEEVNMDTLALAESDEEVKQSLEACDYTVIADEGILRAVSADTLQRRHEIEDHDFFYELFKRLERNDKKIFVIAESQKAVDEAEEFLLGLFDRARISGKGVLDDSPGCSENLVNEINIVSPDAIASFLPSPSQEKFLLHNREKLLMNLWYGIGNNKFMGKKHGFIGKIRKMLDVKRLTHLINTYEHRQNSSI from the coding sequence ATGAGAGTCGACAGGCGTATTTCAGAGAAGATACTCACTACAATAGAGGAAGTGAATATGGATACGCTGGCATTGGCGGAGTCTGATGAAGAAGTGAAGCAGTCACTGGAGGCGTGCGATTATACTGTCATTGCGGATGAAGGCATACTAAGGGCGGTATCGGCAGATACTTTGCAACGTCGGCATGAGATAGAAGATCATGACTTCTTTTATGAGCTTTTTAAGAGGCTTGAGAGAAATGATAAAAAAATCTTTGTGATTGCAGAGTCGCAGAAAGCTGTTGATGAGGCTGAGGAATTTCTGCTTGGATTATTTGACAGAGCGCGAATATCTGGCAAGGGTGTTCTTGATGACTCACCGGGATGCAGCGAAAATCTTGTCAATGAAATTAACATCGTTTCACCTGATGCGATTGCATCATTTCTTCCGTCTCCGTCACAGGAGAAGTTCCTTTTACACAACAGGGAAAAGCTGTTGATGAACCTCTGGTACGGAATCGGAAATAATAAGTTCATGGGGAAAAAGCATGGATTTATTGGAAAAATAAGAAAAATGCTTGATGTGAAGCGCCTTACGCATCTTATCAACACCTATGAACATAGACAAAACAGTTCAATATAG
- a CDS encoding PucR family transcriptional regulator: protein MISNQILQNTIDGLKGITRTDLCVIDVEGKILAATFPNAEAFIEPAQAFVASPADSQVINGCQFFKVFDDHQLEYVLLAYGDSEDVYMIGKIASFQIQNLLVAYKERFDKDNFIKNLLLDNLLLVDIYNRAKKLHIDIEVRRVVFIVETNREKDGNELEKIRSLFGGKSKDFVTAVDEKNIIVVKELAENETYDDLRKTAEVILNLFRSEADGVHIAYGTVINELKEVSRSYKEARMALDVGKIFFEERNIIAYSQLGIGRLIYQLPIPLCKMFIKEIFDGKSPDDFDEEILSTINKFFENSLNVSETSRQLYIHRNTLVYRLDKLQKSTGLDLRVFEDAITFKIALMVVKYMKYMESMDY, encoded by the coding sequence ATGATTTCCAATCAGATACTTCAAAATACAATTGATGGCCTTAAAGGAATTACGAGAACCGATCTTTGTGTGATAGATGTTGAGGGCAAGATTCTTGCAGCTACGTTTCCGAACGCAGAGGCGTTTATAGAGCCGGCACAGGCCTTTGTTGCATCACCGGCAGACAGTCAGGTGATTAATGGATGCCAGTTTTTCAAAGTCTTTGATGATCACCAGCTGGAATATGTGCTTTTAGCTTATGGTGACAGCGAGGATGTCTACATGATAGGCAAGATTGCAAGCTTCCAGATTCAGAATCTTCTGGTTGCGTACAAGGAGCGATTTGACAAGGATAATTTTATAAAGAATCTGCTTTTGGATAATCTCCTTCTGGTTGATATATACAATCGCGCGAAGAAGCTTCATATTGATATTGAAGTGCGACGGGTAGTATTTATTGTTGAGACAAACAGGGAGAAGGACGGCAACGAGCTTGAGAAGATCAGAAGTCTTTTCGGCGGCAAATCAAAGGATTTTGTTACAGCTGTTGACGAGAAGAATATAATAGTAGTGAAGGAACTGGCAGAAAACGAGACCTATGATGATCTCAGAAAGACAGCCGAGGTGATTTTGAATCTGTTCAGATCCGAAGCGGATGGGGTACATATTGCATATGGTACTGTTATCAATGAGTTGAAAGAGGTGTCGCGCTCATATAAGGAGGCCAGGATGGCTCTCGATGTCGGAAAAATCTTTTTCGAGGAGAGGAATATTATAGCATATTCCCAGCTTGGAATAGGTCGTCTGATATATCAGCTCCCGATTCCTCTATGCAAGATGTTTATCAAAGAGATATTTGATGGCAAATCCCCTGACGATTTTGATGAAGAAATATTATCTACTATAAATAAGTTCTTTGAGAATAGCCTGAATGTATCTGAGACTTCAAGACAGCTCTACATTCACAGAAATACTCTTGTATATAGATTGGACAAGCTTCAGAAAAGTACAGGGCTCGACCTTAGAGTGTTCGAGGATGCCATCACATTTAAGATTGCCCTTATGGTAGTCAAATATATGAAATATATGGAATCAATGGACTATTAA
- the ftsE gene encoding cell division ATP-binding protein FtsE, whose protein sequence is MIKLEHVSKAYSAGIPALNDVNLEIDDGEFVFVCGDSGSGKSTLIKLLLKELDPTDGTITVDGRNLTRIRHKQIPKYRRNVGVVFQDFRLLKDRNVYENVAFALKVIGASTAVIKKKVPQMLSMVGLAAKYKSKPRELSGGEQQRVAIARALVNEPSMLLADEPTGNLDNNNAWEIMKLLEEINEKGTTVIVVTHNLEIVKVMKKRVITIKKGLIVSDSKDGDSDED, encoded by the coding sequence ATGATTAAACTTGAACATGTCAGTAAGGCATATTCTGCAGGTATACCTGCTCTCAATGATGTCAATCTCGAGATTGATGATGGAGAGTTTGTTTTCGTATGCGGAGATAGCGGATCCGGCAAATCCACTTTGATTAAGCTTCTTTTAAAGGAGCTTGATCCTACAGACGGAACGATTACTGTTGACGGAAGGAATCTGACGCGCATTCGCCACAAGCAGATTCCTAAATACAGAAGAAATGTTGGAGTCGTTTTCCAGGACTTCAGATTATTAAAGGATAGAAATGTTTATGAAAATGTAGCTTTTGCACTCAAGGTTATCGGTGCATCCACAGCTGTTATTAAGAAAAAGGTGCCACAGATGCTTTCTATGGTAGGGCTTGCTGCAAAGTACAAGTCAAAGCCGAGAGAGCTTTCGGGAGGAGAGCAGCAGAGAGTAGCTATTGCAAGAGCTCTTGTCAATGAGCCGAGCATGCTGCTTGCTGACGAGCCGACGGGTAATCTGGACAATAACAATGCGTGGGAGATTATGAAACTGCTTGAGGAAATCAACGAGAAAGGCACAACTGTTATCGTTGTAACTCACAATCTTGAGATTGTTAAGGTTATGAAAAAACGTGTTATCACTATAAAGAAAGGTCTTATTGTATCTGACAGCAAGGATGGTGATAGTGATGAGGATTAA
- the ftsX gene encoding permease-like cell division protein FtsX, giving the protein MRINTFFYSIKQGFKNIFRNKMFSLASIATMAACIFMFGLFYIVVTNFSSMVKTAEEGVAVTVFFNEGTTEDVIKADKAQIEKRAEVGKVDYQSAADAWSDYQKEYFEGYDEAAASFGDDNPLSNSANLQVYLNDVSMQQTLVNYIKGLEGVRKVNQSQDVANTLTDLNKLISYVSGGIILILLCVAIFLISNTVTTGIAVRREEIAIMKLIGATDFLVRSPFVVEGILIGLIGSAIPLGLLSVMYGKICAYIANKFSFIGNMMTFIPTKEIFSTLVPVALILGVGIGFLGSRFTIRKHLRV; this is encoded by the coding sequence ATGAGGATTAATACGTTTTTTTATTCAATCAAGCAGGGATTTAAGAATATATTCAGAAACAAGATGTTTTCACTGGCATCCATAGCGACAATGGCAGCCTGTATTTTTATGTTTGGTCTGTTTTATATAGTTGTGACTAACTTCTCAAGCATGGTTAAGACAGCTGAGGAGGGTGTTGCTGTCACAGTGTTCTTTAATGAGGGCACTACAGAGGATGTAATAAAAGCGGACAAGGCTCAGATAGAAAAGAGGGCTGAGGTTGGCAAGGTGGATTATCAGTCAGCGGCCGATGCATGGAGTGATTACCAGAAGGAGTATTTTGAGGGCTACGATGAAGCTGCAGCTTCCTTTGGTGATGATAACCCTCTCAGTAATTCAGCAAATCTGCAGGTTTATTTGAATGATGTCTCTATGCAGCAGACTCTTGTAAACTATATAAAGGGGCTGGAGGGCGTCAGAAAGGTAAACCAGTCGCAGGATGTGGCCAATACACTGACCGATTTAAATAAGCTTATCAGCTATGTATCGGGAGGTATCATTCTGATTCTTCTGTGTGTTGCGATTTTCCTTATAAGCAACACAGTTACTACGGGTATTGCGGTCAGACGAGAGGAAATAGCTATCATGAAGCTTATTGGAGCAACTGATTTTCTGGTCAGGTCTCCGTTTGTGGTAGAAGGTATTCTCATTGGACTGATAGGATCAGCGATTCCTCTGGGATTGCTCAGTGTCATGTATGGAAAGATTTGTGCATATATTGCTAATAAGTTTAGCTTTATAGGAAATATGATGACATTTATCCCGACAAAGGAGATTTTCTCTACACTTGTACCGGTAGCGCTTATACTGGGCGTTGGAATTGGCTTTTTGGGAAGCCGATTCACAATTCGGAAACATTTAAGAGTATAA
- a CDS encoding S41 family peptidase: MDNSNNNGLEYDDNSDISDKKPHRKGFRNGFGVGIATGIVTTIVLGLIVLFAYTMITGRSVHTVAKSADVLDDKTVQKIDELANYIDEYYYEDYDKDDLENGLLHGVMEGLNDPYSVYYTADEYKELQISTTGTYYGIGAALKQDPNTKQVTVSKVYSGTPSEEAGLKKDDEIVSVDGVEATSEDLTKLVAKIRGKEGTKVTLEIRRGEEADPFTVEVERKNVELPSVDSKLLDNGVGYIQVSEFQTNTASQFEDALDGLTNQGMKGLIVDLRANPGGLLTAVTEMVDRLLPAETVGKLPAGTVVYTKDKNGNIQTFGDDDGKQIDCPIVVLVDENSASASEIFAGAMKDYNEDGYIDATLVGKKTFGKGIVQTIYNLSDGDAVKITTSKYYTPNGHNIHKKGIEPDVEVDYEYTGDTNADYDMQYDVQLQKAIEVMNEKLK; encoded by the coding sequence ATGGATAATTCAAACAACAACGGCTTAGAATACGATGATAATTCAGATATTAGCGATAAAAAGCCTCATAGAAAGGGATTTAGAAATGGGTTCGGTGTCGGGATTGCTACAGGTATAGTGACCACCATTGTGCTTGGATTGATTGTGCTCTTTGCATACACAATGATTACAGGCAGGAGCGTGCATACCGTTGCAAAAAGCGCAGATGTGCTTGACGACAAGACCGTGCAGAAAATCGATGAGCTTGCGAACTACATAGACGAGTATTACTATGAGGATTACGATAAGGATGATTTGGAAAACGGTCTGCTGCATGGTGTGATGGAGGGACTAAATGATCCTTATTCGGTTTATTATACAGCGGATGAGTATAAGGAACTGCAAATTAGCACGACAGGCACTTATTATGGTATCGGGGCTGCGTTAAAGCAGGACCCGAACACAAAGCAGGTGACAGTTTCGAAGGTATACAGTGGTACACCTTCTGAGGAAGCGGGACTTAAAAAGGATGACGAAATAGTTTCTGTTGATGGTGTTGAGGCAACATCCGAGGATCTCACAAAGCTTGTTGCCAAAATCAGAGGTAAGGAGGGCACTAAGGTTACGCTTGAAATCAGACGTGGCGAGGAGGCTGACCCATTTACCGTTGAGGTGGAGCGTAAAAATGTTGAGCTGCCATCAGTGGACAGCAAGCTGCTTGACAATGGAGTAGGATATATCCAGGTCAGTGAGTTTCAGACAAACACGGCAAGTCAGTTTGAGGATGCACTTGACGGACTTACAAATCAGGGTATGAAGGGTCTTATAGTGGATTTGCGTGCTAATCCGGGAGGACTACTTACCGCAGTGACAGAAATGGTTGACAGACTGCTTCCGGCAGAAACAGTTGGCAAGCTTCCTGCAGGAACTGTCGTGTATACAAAGGATAAAAACGGAAATATCCAGACCTTTGGTGATGACGATGGAAAACAGATTGACTGTCCTATCGTAGTGCTTGTCGATGAAAACAGCGCAAGTGCGTCTGAAATTTTTGCGGGAGCCATGAAGGATTACAATGAGGATGGTTATATTGATGCAACACTTGTAGGCAAAAAGACCTTTGGAAAAGGAATTGTACAGACTATTTACAATCTTTCCGATGGCGACGCTGTAAAGATTACCACATCGAAGTACTACACACCAAACGGTCACAATATCCACAAAAAGGGTATCGAGCCTGATGTAGAGGTCGATTATGAATATACAGGAGATACAAATGCAGACTATGACATGCAGTATGATGTGCAGCTTCAGAAAGCGATTGAGGTGATGAATGAAAAGCTTAAATAA
- a CDS encoding VanZ family protein, whose product MKSLNKIACFLMLCWMVVIFMFSAEPDTESSELSGSVSYRIVSVVNTITASHWDEKELLDKAELIDYPVRKCAHMSEYAILTLLGFLTFSFLHGRGRFLVPIGVTFLYACTDEFHQLFVPGRAGRFTDVLIDTTGGIIMLLFIALVTRVARKKHTAGTAKPKI is encoded by the coding sequence ATGAAAAGCTTAAATAAGATTGCATGCTTTCTCATGCTGTGCTGGATGGTAGTCATCTTTATGTTTTCGGCGGAGCCTGACACCGAGTCGTCTGAGCTCAGCGGCAGCGTCAGCTATCGCATAGTTTCTGTGGTCAATACCATTACCGCAAGCCACTGGGATGAGAAGGAGCTGCTCGATAAGGCAGAGCTTATAGACTATCCGGTGAGAAAATGTGCCCACATGAGTGAGTATGCCATTCTAACATTGCTTGGCTTTTTGACATTTTCGTTCTTGCATGGCAGAGGAAGATTTTTGGTTCCGATAGGCGTGACCTTCCTATATGCCTGCACAGATGAATTTCACCAGCTGTTCGTGCCCGGCCGGGCCGGCAGATTCACGGACGTACTGATTGATACCACAGGCGGTATCATTATGCTGCTATTTATTGCGCTTGTTACACGCGTAGCACGTAAGAAGCATACAGCAGGCACTGCAAAACCGAAAATATGA
- the prfB gene encoding peptide chain release factor 2 (programmed frameshift) has product MVELDNFKSTLQGYKAPLQEVRDSLDLANKEEKIQELEREMEAPDFWDDPEKSQSKMKELKSMKDDVATYAKLKEQYEDIETMIEMGYEENDESLIPEIQQMLDDFESTYDGIRMKTLLSGEYDKCNAILRLNAGAGGTESCDWASMLFRMYSKWADKKGFTLEVLDSLDGDEAGIKSITFQVNGENAYGYLKSEKGVHRLVRISPFNAAGKRQTSFVSCDVMPDIEEDLDIEVKDEDIRIDTYRSSGAGGQHINKTSSAIRITHFPSGIVVQCQNERSQHMNKDKAMQMLKAKLYLLKQEENAAKEAGIRGEVKEIGWGSQIRSYVLQPYTMVKDHRTDVETGNADAVLDGNIDIFINGYLKWLATRSE; this is encoded by the exons GTGGTAGAGTTGGATAATTTCAAGTCCACGCTCCAAGGCTACAAAGCCCCACTACAGGAAGTGAGGGATTCACTT GACCTGGCTAATAAAGAAGAAAAAATCCAGGAATTAGAGCGAGAAATGGAAGCTCCTGACTTCTGGGATGACCCGGAGAAGTCACAGAGCAAGATGAAAGAGCTTAAGAGTATGAAGGATGATGTAGCTACATACGCAAAGCTCAAGGAACAGTACGAAGATATAGAGACGATGATTGAGATGGGCTATGAGGAGAACGATGAGTCACTCATACCCGAGATACAGCAGATGCTTGATGATTTTGAAAGCACATATGACGGTATCAGAATGAAGACTCTTTTGTCGGGAGAATATGATAAATGCAATGCGATTCTGAGGCTCAATGCAGGTGCAGGTGGTACCGAGTCGTGTGACTGGGCGTCCATGCTGTTTCGTATGTACTCGAAGTGGGCTGATAAAAAGGGCTTTACCCTTGAGGTACTCGATTCGCTTGATGGCGATGAAGCCGGTATCAAGTCCATTACCTTCCAGGTAAACGGAGAGAATGCATATGGGTATCTAAAGTCTGAAAAGGGTGTGCACAGGCTTGTTCGTATTTCGCCGTTTAATGCGGCGGGAAAAAGGCAGACCTCATTCGTATCATGTGATGTCATGCCGGATATTGAGGAGGATCTCGATATTGAGGTGAAGGACGAGGATATCAGAATTGATACCTACCGCTCAAGTGGAGCAGGAGGACAGCATATCAATAAAACTTCGTCAGCTATTCGTATCACACATTTTCCATCAGGGATCGTGGTACAGTGTCAGAATGAGCGTTCACAGCATATGAACAAGGACAAAGCCATGCAGATGTTAAAGGCAAAGCTGTATCTTTTAAAGCAGGAAGAAAATGCTGCAAAGGAGGCTGGCATCAGAGGCGAGGTCAAGGAAATTGGCTGGGGAAGCCAGATACGTTCGTATGTGCTTCAGCCTTACACCATGGTCAAGGATCACAGGACAGATGTGGAGACCGGTAATGCGGATGCGGTACTCGATGGCAATATAGATATATTTATCAATGGTTATCTGAAGTGGCTTGCAACACGTTCAGAATAA
- a CDS encoding TIM44-like domain-containing protein has product MGLVIAVAILAVLTAAGVTVYIKVRRLSESLLGTPDVTEGINRIRENVSTTPKSVSGMTRLMEPQIKRDFPEFVWEQFKRMSERVLVSALCAITTEDIYKLDREASDEVRQQVQVRIDSNEAAGFTEHFDEIRVHQTEISNYVKRDGRCVISIQSAVEYFYYKSASGKLISGDKEYKKQTRYNMELVYIQDIDMLDNAGIGSAVGTTCPNCGAPVRSLGAKKCEYCGSYVEPVNIKVWKLQSFHEVDYNHI; this is encoded by the coding sequence GTGGGTTTAGTTATAGCTGTGGCGATATTAGCAGTTCTGACAGCTGCCGGAGTGACCGTTTATATTAAAGTCAGACGGTTGTCTGAAAGTCTTCTTGGTACACCTGATGTCACAGAGGGCATCAATCGTATCAGGGAGAATGTCTCTACGACTCCCAAGTCGGTTTCAGGCATGACGCGCCTTATGGAGCCACAGATAAAAAGGGATTTTCCGGAGTTTGTCTGGGAACAGTTTAAGAGAATGTCAGAAAGAGTGCTTGTGTCAGCACTTTGTGCAATCACGACTGAGGATATTTACAAGCTGGACCGTGAGGCTTCTGATGAGGTAAGACAGCAGGTGCAGGTGCGTATAGACAGCAATGAAGCAGCTGGCTTTACAGAGCATTTTGACGAGATCAGGGTGCATCAGACTGAAATCTCAAACTATGTGAAAAGAGATGGAAGGTGCGTCATCAGTATACAGAGTGCGGTTGAGTATTTTTACTACAAGAGTGCCTCAGGAAAGCTTATCAGTGGTGATAAAGAGTATAAAAAGCAGACCAGATACAATATGGAGCTTGTATACATACAGGATATAGATATGCTGGATAATGCAGGGATAGGCAGTGCAGTTGGCACTACATGTCCGAATTGCGGTGCTCCGGTCAGAAGTCTTGGAGCAAAGAAATGTGAATATTGTGGCTCATATGTTGAGCCTGTCAATATAAAAGTATGGAAGCTACAGAGCTTTCATGAAGTTGATTACAACCATATCTAA